From Calonectris borealis chromosome 9, bCalBor7.hap1.2, whole genome shotgun sequence, one genomic window encodes:
- the SLC16A14 gene encoding monocarboxylate transporter 14, whose amino-acid sequence MYASREDIGYDFGDDSKVGSKPIKPNPNIDGGWAWMIVLSSFLVHILIMGSQMALGILNMEWLEEFNQSRGLTAWVSSLSMGITLIVGPFIGLFISMCGCRKTAIIGGMLNALGWILSAYASNVHYLFLTFGVTAGVGSGMVYLPAVVMVGQYFQKRRALAQGLSTTGTGFGAFLMTALLKYLCTEFGWRNAMFIQGAISLNLCVCGALMRPLSPKDVVSEKYVVRSNSEDNQAKALSHSAETIQSNGVLSEELEKKEEAINEEVLDSVQHTEIGGKSRSGRNMYGLRILKTVSQLTVTVRKGFAIWYSSYFGAASLFTNRVFVAFIIWALFAYSSFVIPFIHLPEIVKQYNLSSQNNIFPLTSIIAIVHIFGKVILGIISDLPCISTWNVFLMANFTLVTCILTLPLMQTYVSLAVVCALIGFSSGYFSLMPVVTEDLVGTKHLANAYGIIICANGVSALLGPPFAGWIYDITHKYDFSFYISGLLYMVGIIFLLIQPCIQKKQPREKSTEEAQV is encoded by the exons ATGTATGCTAGTCGAGAGGATATTGGATATGATTTTGGAGATGACTCAAAAGTTGGAAGTAAGCCAATTAAGCCTAATCCAAACATCGATGGAGGATGGGCTTGGATGATTGTACTTTCCTCTTTCCTTGTGCACATACTTATCATGGGGTCCCAAATGGCCCTTGGAATACTCAACATGGAATGGCTTGAAGAGTTTAATCAAAGTCGCGGCTTAACAGCATGGGTTAGCTCCCTCAGCATGGGCATTACACTAATTGTAG GTCCTTTCATTGGTTTATTCATCAGCATGTGTGGGTGCCGCAAGACAGCTATAATTGGAGGGATGTTGAATGCCCTAGGTTGGATACTGAGTGCCTATGCCTCAAATGTGCACTACCTCTTCCTTACGTTTGGAGTGACAGCCG GCGTTGGAAGTGGCATGGTTTATCTGCCTGCGGTGGTCATGGTGGGGCAGTATTTTCAGAAGAGAAGGGCACTTGCACAAGGACTCAGTACCACAGGAACAGGGTTTGGAGCTTTCCTAATGACTGCCTTACTGAAGTACCTCTGCACCGAATTTGGGTGGAGGAACGCCATGTTCATCCAGGGTGCCATCTCCCTGAACTTGTGTGTCTGCGGGGCGCTTATGAGACCACTCTCTCCCAAAGACGTTGTTAGTGAAAAATATGTTGTGAGAAGTAATAGTGAAGATAATCAGGCAAAAGCTCTGTCCCATTCTGCAGAGACTATACAATCTAATGGAGTCCTCagtgaagaactggaaaaaaaagaagaggcaataAATGAAGAAGTGCTTGACAGTGTTCAGCACACAGAAATTGGAGGTAAATCTAGAAGCGGAAGGAATATGTACGGACTGCGCATTCTTAAGACAGTGAGCCAGCTGACGGTTACAGTCAGGAAGGGCTTTGCAATATGGTACTCCAGTTACTTTGGAGCTGCATCACTGTTTACCAATAGAGTATTTGTGGCCTTTATAATTTGGGCTTTGTTTGCCTATAGCAGCTTTGTCATACCCTTTATTCATCTTCCAGAAATAGTCAAGCAGTACAACTTATCTAGTCAGAACAATATATTCCCTTTGACATCCATTATAGCCATTGTTCATATTTTTGGTAAAGTGATCCTTGGAATCATCTCTGATCTCCCGTGCATCAGCACGTGGAACGTCTTCCTCATGGCTAACTTTACCCTGGTCACCTGCATTCTTACTTTGCCACTAATGCAAACATATGTTAGCCTGGCTGTGGTTTGTGCTCTAATAGGATTTTCTAGTGGCTATTTTTCTCTAATGCCTGTTGTGACTGAAGATTTAGTTGGAACTAAACACCTTGCAAATGCCTATGGCATCATCATTTGTGCCAATGGAGTATCTGCATTGCTTGGACCACCCTTTGCAG GGTGGATCTATGACATCACACATAAATacgatttttctttttacatatctGGCTTGCTATACATGGTGggaataatatttttacttaTACAACCTTGTATTCAAAAGAAACAACCAAGAGAAAAATCTACGGAAGAGGCACAAGTatag